The following nucleotide sequence is from Gemmatimonadota bacterium.
CAATAGTCGCAATTTTTACCTCACCCAATGCGCGTATATCGCGGCTTTGCTTAAACAGACGCTCAAAAAAGCGATCGGTTCCGTTTGTACTCGTCAGAACAAGCCAATCATAAGAATGAATATCTGAAATGGCATCATCGACATCACACCAATTCTCGGGTTCCGAAAATGCAATCGTCGGCACTTCCAGCACTTGCGCCCCCAACGCCCGCAGCATCTGTACCAATTCACTCGCCTGCGTGCGCGCCCGCGTCATAGCAATCGTTTTGCCGAACAAGGGCTTAGCCTCAAACCAATCCAGATCCATCGCCGCGACCTTCCCAACGACAATGACCGCGGGATTGGTCATTTCGACCACGCCCATCTCCCCCAACGTCGTCCTCACAGTCCGTTGCAATGGCAAAGACCCCCACTGTATGGCTGCAACGGGTGTTTCAGGCGGACGTCCCCCCGCGATGAGGCGTCGGGCAATTTCACTGCGTTTTTGCGTGCCCATCAAAATCAGGAGCGTGCCACCGACTTTTGCCAATCCCTCCCAATCAACTTCTCCATCTCCTTCAAGCGAAGCCGTTGTCCCCGTTACAATCGTCACATGTGGGGATATACCGCGATGCGTCACGGGAATACCCGCATAAGCGGGTGCCGCTATTGCACTGGTAATACCCGGTACAATCTCAAACGGAATCTCATTGTCTCTCAGAACTTCAGCTTCCTCGCCACCGCGCCCAAAAACAATGGGATCCCCCCCTTTTAATCGCACTACCGTCAACCCTTCCTGGGCACGATCAACCATCATCTGGTTAATC
It contains:
- the cobA gene encoding uroporphyrinogen-III C-methyltransferase, with the translated sequence MKTGCVYLIGAGPGDPELITVKGLRLIREADVILYDGLANPEFLKEARRECGCINVEKRPGFQRVQQDEINQMMVDRAQEGLTVVRLKGGDPIVFGRGGEEAEVLRDNEIPFEIVPGITSAIAAPAYAGIPVTHRGISPHVTIVTGTTASLEGDGEVDWEGLAKVGGTLLILMGTQKRSEIARRLIAGGRPPETPVAAIQWGSLPLQRTVRTTLGEMGVVEMTNPAVIVVGKVAAMDLDWFEAKPLFGKTIAMTRARTQASELVQMLRALGAQVLEVPTIAFSEPENWCDVDDAISDIHSYDWLVLTSTNGTDRFFERLFKQSRDIRALGEVKIATIGAATSARVREWRLNVDLEAVNRTSEGLLAAFGADLSRQDFLLPRPEESRDVLANKLRERGAEVRELVVYKTVMPKCLPEEFLQLVEKEAIDLIAFTSSSTVVNLASLLKKARQNWQYLPAACIGPITAQTAVSQGFDVVVELDETSVSISGLVKAIVTYFR